Proteins encoded together in one Bactrocera neohumeralis isolate Rockhampton chromosome 4, APGP_CSIRO_Bneo_wtdbg2-racon-allhic-juicebox.fasta_v2, whole genome shotgun sequence window:
- the LOC126755464 gene encoding maltase A2-like, whose amino-acid sequence MIVFIEMSLCLIRLSAALLLFALGVTANQTVDWWEAATLYQIYPRSFMDSDGDGIGDLNGIISRLAYLKEIGVTATWISPIYDSPMADMGYDIRNFTKISPIFGTMEDFDNMLAKAHELGLKLILDFVPNHSSDECEWFQKSVSREDGYDDWYVWSDGKIDPKTGERSVPSNWTSAFGGSAWTWVEERQQYYLHQFHVKQPDFNFTNPAVRERMLEVMKFWLDRGVDGFRMDATNFLIEKRFDNGTFPDNPIRPGTVDTLMGNYTLDQWGSTEIIYEWRAFLDEYLKLNGGDTRVMVIEAYSPVDVLSKYISNGTNVGGQMPMNFNFVRLRENSTAETIETQANAWMDVIWVKHKMANWVANNHDNRRLPTRMGQTKVDAMAMIIHALPGTSVTYYGEEIGMPDYAAACTGNSCDFRDPERTPMQWDSSKNAGFSTGNSTWLAVNPNYKDLNVQVQEGVARSSLQIFKGMTALKKTGAFKAFKEEGGFSYKALSEQVFQVVRTAVDQEEYRVLANIGNQTEHFDGLTNKTMEYVLLNSYSPNSYGDKVDLSGTIYLQPYEAVVLGWSSGDN is encoded by the exons ATGATAGTATTTATCGAAATGTCGCTTTGTTTAATACGGTTGTCTGCGGCTCTGCTGCTTTTCGCTCTGGGCGTCACTGCCAACCAAACAGTTGATTGGTGGGAGGCCGCCACACTTTATCAGATTTATCCGCGTTCCTTTATGGACAGCGATGGCGATGGTATAGGCGATTTGAATGGCATCATCTCGCGGCTGGCATATCTTAAGGAAATTGGTGTAACAGCAACCTGGATATCACCTATATATGATTCACCAATGGCTGATATGGGCTATGACATCCggaattttacgaaaatttctCCAATTTTTGGTACAATGGAGGATTTCGATAATATGTTGGCCAAGGCGCATGAATTGGGCTTAAAGCTGATCCTAGATTTTGTGCCAAATCATTCAAGCGATGAGTGTGAGTGGTTTCAGAAATCGGTTAGTCGCGAAGATGGCTACGATGATTGGTATGTGTGGTCTGATGGCAAAATTGACCCAAAGACGGGTGAGCGTTCAGTACCAAGCAATTGG acGTCAGCTTTCGGTGGTTCCGCATGGACATGGGTTGAAGAACGACAACAGTACTATCTGCACCAGTTTCACGTGAAGCAACCTGATTTTAACTTCACTAATCCCGCGGTGCGTGAGCGTATGTTGGAAGTGATGAAATTTTGGCTCGATCGTGGTGTAGATGGTTTCCGCATGGATGCCACGAACTTCTTAATTGAGAAACGTTTCGATAATGGCACATTTCCAGATAATCCTATCAGGCCTGGAACGGTTGACACTTTAATGGGCAACTACACCCTAGATCAATGGGGAAGTACAGAAATTATATACGAGTGGCGCGCATTCCTAGATGAATATCTGAAACTTAATGGTGGAGATACACG AGTTATGGTTATCGAGGCGTATTCCCCTGTTGACGTTCTTAGTAAATATATCTCTAATGGCACCAACGTCGGCGGGCAGATgccaatgaattttaattttgtgagACTGCGCGAAAACTCCACAGCGGAGACCATTGAAACACAAGCTAACGCGTGGATGGATGTCATTTGGGTCAAACATAAAATGGCGAATTGGGTGGCAAACAATCATGACAACCGTCGCTTACCAACACGTATGGGTCAGACCAAAGTGGATGCAATGGCTATGATCATACATGCACTGCCCGGTACATCGGTTACTTATTAC ggcGAAGAGATCGGAATGCCTGATTATGCCGCCGCTTGCACCGGAAACTCTTGCGACTTCCGTGACCCCGAACGGACACCAATGCAGTGGGATTCTTCGAAAAACGCCGGTTTCAGCACAGGCAACTCAACTTGGCTGGCCGTCAATCCCAACTATAAGGACCTAAATGTACAAGTTCAAGAAGGCGTGGCGCGTAGCAGCTTACAGATATTCAAGGGCATGACGGCGCTTAAGAAAACGGGTGCCTTCAAGGCATTCAAGGAGGAGGGCGGCTTCTCTTATAAAGCTCTGTCAGAGCAGGTTTTCCAGGTTGTTAG AACCGCGGTCGATCAGGAGGAATATCGTGTGCTAGCCAATATAGGCAACCAAACAGAGCATTTCGATGGTTTGACTAACAAAACAATGGAGTACGTGTTGCTTAACTCTTATTCACCAAACAGCTACGG tGACAAGGTTGATTTAAGCGGAACAATTTATTTGCAGCCTTATGAGGCAGTCGTTCTAGGATGGTCGAGTGGCGATAATTga
- the LOC126754968 gene encoding maltase A3, with protein sequence MRIFLRFLAVLIVIIAVTGADANKAWWKSATFYQIYPRSFKDSDGDGIGDIKGIMQQLPYLKEIGVDATWLSPIFTSPMADFGYDVSNFTEIDPMFGTLEDFEAMLAKAKEIGVKIILDFVPNHTSDECEWFIKSVQNDPEYRDFYIWHPGKNNSLAPPTNWISVFRGSMWTWNEQRQAYYLHQFHAKQPDLNYDNPKVREAMKNVLRYWVRKGVAGFRVDAVPHIYEVAADADGNWPDEPRNPNVQDAEDYEYLQHIYTTNQPGTLDVVYELREVLKELDEELGGDEHVLLSEAYAPINTLMLYYGNGTADGAQIPFNFELISNVNENSTAFDYSNLIHNWLDNMPAGGVANWVLGNHDQSRIGTRLGKDRMDLINILLKTLPGISVTYQGEEIGMTDVWISWEETVDPQGCQSNPDEYERLTRDPVRTPFQWNDGHKAGFTEGDKTWLPLAEDFKLVNVKRERGIANSHLNIYKQLQLLRATQTMREGDAEVKAISENVLGIKRFLSGERTYVILLNLHDDVETINLNSAFSELTSELEYVLVTAKSIRRKGDKVYADTIALMPKEAIVLSTIA encoded by the exons ATGCggatttttttgagatttttagcAGTCCTAATAGTAATAATCGCCGTCACAGGCGCGGACGCAAATAAAGCGTGGTGGAAAAGTGCAACGTTCTACCAAATATATCCGCGCTCATTCAAAGACAGCGACGGTGATGGCATTGGCGATATAAAAG GAATTATGCAACAACTGCCCTATCTGAAGGAGATCGGAGTCGATGCAACTTGGCTTTCGCCCATCTTCACGTCGCCAATGGCCGATTTCGGTTATGATGTAAGCAATTTCACGGAAATCGATCCAATGTTCGGCACACTAGAAGATTTCGAAGCAATGCTGGCAAAGGCTAAAGAGATTGgggtgaaaataattttggactTTGTGCCCAATCATACGAGTGATGAATGCGAGTGGTTCATTAAATCAGTACAGAATGATCCGGAGTATAGGGACTTCTATATTTGGCATCCGGGTAAAAATAATTCGCTTGCGCCACCAACGAACTGGATAAGTGTTTTTCGCGGCTCCATGTGGACGTGGAATGAGCAACGTCAGGCCTACTATCTGCATCAGTTTCATGCCAAACAACCCGATCTTAATTACGACAATCCCAAAGTGCGCGAAGCCATGAAG AACGTGCTACGTTATTGGGTGCGTAAAGGTGTTGCCGGTTTCCGTGTTGACGCCGTGCCACATATCTATGAAGTGGCTGCCGATGCTGATGGCAACTGGCCCGATGAACCACGTAATCCCAATGTGCAGGATGCCGAAGACTATGAATACCTGCAACACATCTACACCACCAACCAGCCTGGCACACTTGATGTTGTCTATGAACTCCGCGAGGTGCTGAAGGAACTGGATGAGGAACTAGGTGGCGACGAACATGTACTCTTGAGCGAAGCTTATGCGCCCATCAACACCCTGATGTTGTATTATGGAAATGGCACGGCGGATGGTGCACAAATACCCTTTAATTTTGAGTTAATCAGCAATGTGAACGAAAATTCAACCGCCTTTGACTACTCGAACTTAATACACAACTGGTTGGATAACATGCCTGCTGGAGGCGTGGCGAATTGGGTG CTTGGCAATCATGATCAATCACGCATTGGCACACGTCTGGGAAAGGATCGCATGGACTTGATCAATATATTGCTGAAGACCCTACCTGGCATTAGCGTCACATACCAAGGAGAAGAAATTGGCATGACGGACGTCTGGATTTCCTGGGAGGAAACCGTAGATCCACAAGGTTGCCAATCGAACCCCGACGAGTACGAACGTCTCACCCGCGACCCTGTGCGCACACCATTCCAGTGGAATGATGGACACAAGGCCGGTTTCACTGAAGGTGACAAAACTTGGCTGCCGTTGGCAGAGGATTTTAAGCTGGTTAATGTTAAACGTGAACGCGGCATTGCCAATAGTCACCTAAATATCTACAAACAGCTGCAGCTGTTGCGTGCAACGCAGACAATGCGCGAAGGCGACGCCGAAGTAAAAGCGATCAGCGAAAATGTGTTGGGCATTAAGCG TTTTTTAAGTGGCGAGCGCACTTACGTTATTCTGCTGAATCTACACGACGACGTGGAGACGATCAACTTGAATTCTGCCTTTAGTGAGCTCACGTCTGAATTGGAATATGTGTTGGTGACTGCCAAAAGCATACGACGCAAGGG GGATAAGGTCTATGCAGACACCATTGCACTGATGCCGAAGGAAGCTATTGTGCTCTCTACAATCGCCTAA
- the LOC126756169 gene encoding maltase A2, protein MLSRLLPLYAALLLGCGNCFAASTVDWWESATLYQIYPRSFLDSNGDGVGDLNGITTRLAYLKEIGVTATWLSPIFESPMADFGYDISNFTKIDPLFGTLADFDALIAKAHALGIKIILDFVPNHSSDECEWFQKSIRREEGYDDFYIWEDGKIDAETGKRVPPSNWVSVFSGPMWTWNEQRQQYYLHQFLPKQPDLNFSNPMVREHMLEVLKFWVDRGADGFRIDAVPHIGEKRFANGTYPDEPLSGWSDDPNSYNYHDHIYTKDQPLTLEVVYEWREFLDEYKRQHERDTIVLIAEAYSSVEVLSDYINNGTHSGTQMPMNFNLMSLNGYSTAKNVEDSVKGWMDNIWEKHQSANWVVGNHDNDRLATRMGQHKVDLMTMLVHALPGTSVTYYGEEIGMANVATECTAISCEDRDPERTPMQWDTSDHAGFTTGPTSWLPISPDYKRVNVATERGVARSTLQIFKGMTRLKQTDAFKAFKEVGGFAFGAVSEQVFQVVRTAFADEEYRILINMGNKVEYVHDLANKTMEYVLLSRHSPHSFGDKVDLSQRIYLMPYEAVVLRGSAGSG, encoded by the exons ATGTTGTCACGACTGTTACCGTTATACGCAGCGCTGTTGCTTGGTTGCGGCAACTGCTTTGCTGCAAGCACCGTTGATTGGTGGGAATCGGCCACGCTCTATCAAATCTACCCGCGCTCCTTCTTGGACAGCAATGGCGATGGTGTGGGCGACTTGAACGGCATCACAACGCGACTGGCGTATCTCAAAGAAATTGGCGTGACAGCTACTTGGCTGTCGCCGATATTCGAGTCACCAATGGCCGACTTCGGTTATGACATTTCGAACTTCACAAAGATCGACCCGCTTTTCGGCACATTGGCCGACTTTGATGCTTTGATAGCGAAGGCGCATGCGTTgggtattaaaattattttggattttGTGCCCAACCATTCGAGTGACGAATGTGAATGGTTTCAGAAGTCGATACGTAGGGAAGAGGGCTATGACGACTTTTATATTTGGGAAGATGGCAAAATTGATGCTGAGACTGGCAAGCGCGTACCACCCAGCAATTGG gTAAGTGTGTTCAGCGGCCCGATGTGGACTTGGAACGAGCAACGTCAGCAGTATTATCTGCATCAGTTTCTGCCGAAACAGCCCGATCTCAACTTTAGCAATCCGATGGTGCGTGAGCATATGCTGGAAGTGTTGAAGTTTTGGGTTGATCGTGGTGCAGATGGCTTTCGTATAGATGCGGTGCCTCATATTGGCGAAAAGCGTTTCGCGAATGGCACATATCCCGATGAACCGCTAAGCGGCTGGAGTGATGATCCTAATAGTTACAATTACCACGATCACATCTACACGAAGGATCAGCCGCTAACGCTTGAGGTTGTGTACGAATGGCGTGAGTTCTTGGATGAATATAAGCGCCAACATGAACGTGACACCAT CGTGCTCATTGCTGAAGCCTACTCTTCCGTTGAAGTCTTGAGTGATTACATCAATAATGGCACCCACTCGGGTACCCAAATGCCCATGAACTTTAATTTGATGTCACTTAACGGTTATTCGACGGCGAAAAATGTTGAAGACTCTGTGAAAGGATGGATGGATAATATATGGGAAAAACATCAGTCCGCTAATTGGGTGGTGGGCAATCATGACAACGATCGGCTGGCAACGCGCATGGGTCAGCACAAAGTGGACCTAATGACTATGCTGGTACACGCACTGCCCGGCACATCGGTCACATATTAT GGTGAAGAAATCGGCATGGCCAATGTGGCCACTGAATGCACTGCTATCTCTTGTGAAGATCGCGATCCTGAGCGCACGCCAATGCAATGGGACACTTCGGATCATGCTGGCTTTACCACGGGTCCGACCAGCTGGCTGCCCATCTCACCCGACTACAAACGTGTCAATGTGGCGACAGAACGTGGCGTGGCACGAAGCACTCTGCAAATCTTTAAAGGAATGACGCGGTTGAAGCAAACAGACGCATTTAAAGCGTTCAAAGAAGTGGGTGGCTTCGCCTTTGGCGCAGTCTCGGAACAGGTCTTTCAAGTTGTGCG CACCGCTTTCGCGGACGAAGAATACCGAATACTAATTAATATGGGCAACAAGGTAGAATACGTGCACGACTTGGCGAATAAAACGATGGAATATGTGCTGCTCAGCCGACATTCGCCACACAGCTTTGG CGATAAGGTGGATTTGAGTCAGCGTATATACTTGATGCCTTATGAGGCGGTGGTGCTGCGTGGATCCGCCGGCAGCGGTTGA
- the LOC126756859 gene encoding maltase A1-like, with product MGKLLGIFLIAFALCQVSHSERDWWENGNFYQIYPRSFKDSNGDGIGDLNGILEKLDYVKDIGMDGVWLSPIFQSPMADFGYDISDYTKVQPEYGTTEDLESLIEKAHSLGLHLILDFVPNHTSDEHEWFQRSVANDSYYRDFYIWHDGVLNATTGERQPPSNWISQFRYSAWEWNEQRQQYYLHQFGIKQPDLNYRNPNVVEDMKNVLRFWLARGIDGFRIDAVPFLFEADVDPTTGTYPDEPVIADTSSCPDPDDWCHLNHIYTNSLPEIFDIVYQWRDVVDQWKLDYDTDTKVLLTEAYTSFENLMRMYGDGVHNGSNIPFNFEMMADLNNQSTASDYDYYVRHWLDNMPEGVYANWVLGNHDNPRLASRFGAQRADLMNIFLQTLPGIAVTYNGEEYGLEDGYVSWEDSVDPQACNADPDTYQKYSRDPERTPFLWDNTKNAGFSSANRTWLPVGQSYESNNVQAQEAAENSHLKIFKKLTELRKSEPAFSDGDYESVVGDNWLSYRRQAATGDAYYIILNIGNQNVTLNFDELYGDVSGKLEVVASSLQSGLENGQQVDSDSLEVKAYNGYVLRLVNEA from the exons ATGGGGAAACTTCTCGGCATCTTTCTAATCGCTTTCGCTCTGTGCCAAGTCAGCCACAGCGAGCGTGACTGGTGGGAAAACGGCAACTTCTACCAGATTTATCCACGCTCCTTCAAGGACAGCAATGGCGACGGCATAGGCGATTTGAACG GTATACTCGAAAAATTGGACTACGTGAAGGACATTGGCATGGATGGTGTTTGGCTCTCGCCCATATTTCAGTCGCCAATGGCTGATTTCGGCTATGATATTTCGGATTACACAAAGGTACAGCCGGAGTACGGCACGACGGAGGATTTGGAGTCGTTAATCGAAAAAGCGCATAGCCTCGGCTTGCACCTGATTTTGGACTTTGTGCCCAATCACACCAGCGACGAACATGAGTGGTTCCAACGTTCCGTCGCCAATGATTCCTACTATCGTGATTTCTACATTTGGCATGATGGTGTGCTCAACGCTACCACTGGTGAACGTCAGCCACCAAGCAACTGGATTTCGCAATTCCGTTATTCCGCCTGGGAGTGGAATGAGCAACGTCAACAATATTACCTGCATCAATTTGGCATAAAACAGCCAGATTTGAACTATCGCAATCCAAATGTTGTCGAGGATATGAAGAATGTGCTCAGATTTTGGTTGGCGCGTGGTATTGATGGCTTCCGTATCGACGCTGTACCCTTCTTATTCGAGGCTGATGTTGATCCCACAACTGGCACCTACCCTGATGAGCCCGTTATAGCGGATACTAGCTCTTGTCCCGACCCAGATGATTGGTGTCACTTGAATCACATTTACACAAATTCGCTGCCTGAGATATTCGATATAGTCTATCAGTGGCGTGACGTTGTGGACCAGTGGAAACTTGATTATGATACGGACACTAAGGTGCTGCTCACTGAGGCTTATacaagttttgagaatcttaTGCGCATGTATGGTGATGGCGTACATAACGGTTCAAATATACCCTTCAACTTCGAGATGATGGCCGATCTGAACAACCAGAGCACGGCTTCCGACTATGATTACTATGTACGCCATTGGTTGGATAACATGCCTGAGGGTGTCTACGCTAACTGGGTGCTTGGCAACCATGACAATCCCAGATTGGCTTCGCGATTCGGTGCTCAACGTGCCGATCTCATGAATATCTTCTTACAAACGCTACCAGGGATTGCGGTCACTTACAAC GGTGAGGAGTATGGCTTGGAAGACGGTTACGTGTCCTGGGAGGATAGCGTTGATCCGCAGGCTTGCAATGCTGACCCCGACACTTACCAGAAATATTCACGCGATCCTGAGCGCACGCCCTTCCTCTGGGACAACACCAAAAATGCTGGTTTCAGTTCTGCGAATCGCACCTGGTTACCTGTGGGCCAGTCGTACGAGTCAAACAACGTGCAGGCGCaagaagcagcagaaaacagtcacctaaaaattttcaaaaaactgacCGAATTAAGGAAATCCGAACCCGCTTTCAGCGATGGTGATTACGAATCGGTGGTCGGCGACAATTGGCTGAGCTACAGGAG gCAAGCTGCTACCGGCGATGCATATTACATAATTCTAAATATTGGCAACCAAAATGTGACTTTGAACTTCGATGAGTTGTATGGCGATGTGAGCGGCAAGTTGGAGGTTGTTGCCAGTTCACTGCAATCTGGCTTGGAAAATGG TCAACAAGTGGACTCCGACTCGTTGGAGGTGAAAGCATATAACGGCTATGTACTGCGTTTGGTGAATGAGGCATAG
- the LOC126756860 gene encoding maltase A1, whose protein sequence is MQKATALLLAVLSVLALFATSTQGKDWWENGNYYQIYPRSFRDSDGDGIGDLNGVTEKLQYLKDIGFTAAWLSPIFKSPMADFGYDISDFYQIHPEYGTMEDFENMIKKAKEVGIKIILDFVPNHSSDENEWFIKSVDGDPAYADFYIWHNGIVNETTGERQPPSNWVSVFRYSAWEWNDVRQQYYLHQFVTKQPDLNYRNPAVVNEMKNVMRFWLGKGIAGFRIDAVPYLFEKDLDRYNNYPDEPVIDDVSTCPDPDDACHLKHIYTQDQPETLDMVYQWRALADEFKKEHGGDTRILLTEAYTSFDNMILYYGNGIRNGSHIPFNFDFLTNLQNDTKAPTVVEHIEKWLNAMPEGVIANWVLGNHDNKRLASRYGVQRADLFNILLQTLPGNAVTYNGEELAMTDVYISWEDSVDPQACNSDPDRYYDLSRDPARTPYQWDASPNAGFTSGDHTWLPVSDDYKQNNALAQQRAPQSHLQIMKKLIRLRKEPSFQDGDFNIKAIDDDLIIYSRQKTGSDLYVIVLNLGSSNKTLNVNTYYSLGSKAEVITTSMQSQYVDGQIIDPTQFNAEPYVGTVLVAA, encoded by the exons atgCAGAAGGCAACCGCGTTGCTATTAGCCGTGCTTTCGGTCCTGGCCTTGTTTGCCACCAGTACCCAAGGCAAGGATTGGTGGGAGAACGGAAATTATTATCAAATCTATCCGCGTTCGTTTCGTGACAGTGATGGCGACGGTATTGGTGATTTAAATG GTGTCACTGAGAAATTGCAATATCTGAAGGATATCGGTTTTACAGCGGCTTGGCTGTCGCCAATCTTTAAATCACCGATGGCCGATTTCGGTTATGACATCTCCGATTTCTATCAAATTCATCCAGAATATGGCACAATGGAGGATTTCGAAAATATGATTAAGAAAGCCAAAGAGGTGGGCATCAAAATTATACTCGACTTCGTGCCAAATCACTCCAGTGATGAGAATGAATGGTTCATCAAGTCGGTGGACGGTGATCCAGCATACGCCGACTTCTATATTTGGCATAACGGCATCGTAAACGAAACCACTGGCGAACGTCAGCCGCCCAGCAATTGGGTGAGCGTTTTCCGTTACTCTGCTTGGGAATGGAACGATGTGCGTCAACAATACTACTTGCATCAATTCGTCACCAAACAGCCCGATCTCAATTACCGCAATCCAGCCGTTGTCAATGAAATGAAGAATGTTATGCGCTTCTGGTTGGGTAAGGGTATTGCGGGCTTCCGCATTGACGCTGTACCTTATCTCTTCGAAAAAGATTTGGACCGCTACAATAACTACCCAGATGAACCAGTCATCGATGATGTTAGCACATGCCCCGATCCCGATGACGCTTGCCACTTGAAACATATCTACACGCAAGATCAACCCGAAACCCTCGATATGGTCTACCAATGGCGTGCGCTCGCCGATGAGTTCAAGAAGGAGCATGGCGGCGATACACGCATTCTGCTCACCGAAGCTTATACCAGCTTCGACAACATGATTCTTTATTATGGCAATGGCATACGAAATGGTTCGCACATTCCTTTCAATTTCGATTTCTTAACAAACCTCCAGAACGACACCAAGGCGCCGACGGTGGTGGAACACATCGAGAAGTGGTTGAATGCGATGCCTGAAGGTGTGATCGCCAACTGGGTATTGGGCAATCACGACAACAAGCGTTTGGCCTCACGCTACGGCGTGCAACGTGCCGATCTCTTCAACATTCTGCTCCAAACATTGCCCGGCAATGCGGTGACCTACAAT GGCGAAGAACTAGCTATGACTGATGTGTATATTAGCTGGGAGGACTCCGTGGATCCACAGGCCTGTAATTCAGATCCTGACCGTTACTACGATTTATCACGCGATCCTGCGCGCACACCTTATCAGTGGGATGCATCACCCAATGCCG GTTTTACCTCTGGTGACCACACTTGGCTACCGGTGTCCGATGACTACAAGCAGAACAACGCTTTGGCTCAACAACGTGCCCCACAATCGCATCTGCAGATCATGAAGAAGCTCATACGCCTGCGCAAGGAACCGTCATTCCAGGATGGCGATTTCAACATCAAGGCGATCGACGACGATCTCATCATTTACTCACG CCAAAAAACTGGTAGCGATCTGTATGTGATTGTCCTGAACTTGGGCAGTTCTAATAAGACATTAAACGTCAACACTTACTACTCGTTGGGTTCCAAAGCGGAAGTGATTACGACCTCCATGCAGTCGCAATACGTTGATGG CCAAATTATTGATCCCACACAGTTTAATGCCGAGCCCTACGTGGGCACTGTCCTGGTGGCAGCTTAA